Proteins encoded in a region of the Scyliorhinus torazame isolate Kashiwa2021f chromosome 1, sScyTor2.1, whole genome shotgun sequence genome:
- the LOC140429352 gene encoding C3a anaphylatoxin chemotactic receptor-like, which yields MSLALADCNQDNVQLDWLHDPPESKTGGKRTSKFSTVLCFSDRRLLSAQGCRRGNVLSILLHLAQSAAIFGSSLSKIPVVSSRRQIRLVKMSSTLMFDDDYFSLFTYTPYSSDRSEDDVLMVPLLFCSVICLLGISGNMLVMWIGGREVKKTVSMVWLLNLSLADFIFTATLPFSIAHLALKTHWPFGSFICKFLSFINHLNMFASVFILAVISLDRCISVTLPVWSQNHRTVQFACTVSLLVWILAVVFSIPFFLIRETAEDRLEGKTYCFYSEHTYSLSSLMVVRFVLAFLIPFITIAVCYSIIMVKVRRRWRKSSAKSCKITSMIIAAFFICWIPFHVLNIIHATSDEDFPVWLPIVTNLAYANSCVNPILYLFTGHGSALHIKERIQMALKAIHEEISSTGSRSDTRPGRSTA from the exons ATGTCGCTGGCGCTGGCCGATTGCAATCAAGACAATGTCCAGCTCGACtggctccatgaccctcccgaATCAAAAACTGGagggaagagaacatcaaa attttcCACTGTCCTTTGCTTTAGTGACAGGAGGCTGTTGTCCGCCCAGGGCTGTCGGAGGGGTAACGTTCTGAGCATTTTGCTGCATCTTGCTCAGTCGGCGGCGATATTTGGAAGCAGCTTATCGAAAATCCCAGTGGTCAGCTCGA GAAGACAGATCAGATTGGTAAAGATGTCATCTACCCTGATGTTTGATGATGATTATTTCTCACTGTTCACCTACACACCATACTCTTCGGATAGATCGGAGGATGACGTGTTAATGGTGCCTCTGCTGTTTTGCTCCGTCATCTGCCTGCTGGGAATCTCAGGGAACATGCTGGTCATGTGGATCGGGGGAAGAGAAGTGAAGAAGACAGTCAGCATGGTATGGCTGTTAAACCTGTCACTGGCAGATTTCATCTTCACAGCCACCCTACCCTTTTCCATTGCTCACTTGGCCCTGAAGACACATTGGCCCTTCGGCAGCTTCATATGCAAATTCCTCAGCTTCATCAACCACCTGAACATGTTCGCGAGCGTCTTCATACTGGCTGTGATTAGTCTGGACAGGTGCATCTCGGTGACATTGCCAGTCTGGTCTCAGAACCACCGGACAGTTCAGTTCGCCTGTACGGTTTCCCTGCTCGTATGGATATTGGCTGTAGTCTTCAGCATTCCATTTTTCCTGATCCGTGAGACCGCGGAAGACAGACTGGAAGGAAAGACGTACTGCTTCTACAGTGAGCACACGTACAGTCTCAGTAGCTTAATGGTGGTGAGGTTTGTTCTGGCTTTCCTCATCCCTTTCATCACCATTGCCGTCTGCTACAGCATCATCATGGTCAAGGTGAGGCGCAGGTGGAGGAAATCCTCGGCCAAATCGTGCAAGATCACCAGTATGATTATCGCGGCATTCTTCATTTGCTGGATACCCTTCCACGTGTTAAACATTATCCATGCCACGTCCGACGAGGACTTCCCAGTCTGGCTCCCCATCGTCACCAATCTGGCCTATGCCAACAGCTGTGTCAATCCTATCCTTTATCTATTCACTGGCCATGGGTCTGCCTTACACATCAAGGAGAGAATCCAGATGGCACTGAAAGCAATACACGAGGAGATAAGCTCCACCGGATCCAGGTCCGACACGAGGCCAGGCAGAAGCACGGCCTGA